In the Pedobacter cryoconitis genome, CTGTTTATAGGTCTTATATCTGTTCAGAAACCTGCCTAAAGTTCATTAGCTGGACAATTCATAATGCTCCACTTTTTGAGCGGACAGGATAAATCTTTTGAATCCACTTGATTGGATCAAGTCATCAACTTGTGGAGCAGACTCTTTTTTAAGCATAAATTTTGACACGCTAGACAGAAAGTCTTTGCTGTCACGGATGCTCTTATTCCTGTGGAAGTTGCGCTGAAAGCTTTCCATTTGCATGGGAATGACTCAGGGGAAACAAGGCCGGGCTGTTCGTAAATAAATTCAAAATAGCTAAATAATAAAACTATATCGGCCGGGTACTGCCTGAGTACTCGTTAGGGTAAGAGCAGTGCTAAAGTAACGCGAGAGCATGGCAAGTCCAAGTCAAAACAACTAGTTGAAATAACATAGACTTGCCATAGTTAAAGCCCGTTCTCAACCTGGTGTCATCCCGACCACCACTCAGGCACAACCAAACATAACTAGTTGAAGATTAATGAAGTTATAATTTTCCCTTGGGCTAACCCATGGACAACTGCGGACAATTGCAGACAGCTGCGGACAATTACGGACATTTTTTACGCATCAGGATAATCTTTAACGCGAATAGCTTACATTGGTGGAAAGGCATTTATTTATTATGGGAAGTTTAACGGGTAAATTTTCAAAGGGAATCCTGGGCGATTTCATTTTTAAAGCAGCAGTTTGGCGTACTGGTTGTTTCAAAAGGTCTGTACTGGGTACAATGAAACAAGGAATGGAAACCCAAAGGCATCAGAGAACTTTCGTCAAAGTAGCAAGCCTGGAAAAATCAGGATCTTTCCTCCCCCTAAGAATTCCGCTGAAGCGTTGGCCGATCTCTTATCAAAGTAATCAGGAGCGTTTAATAAGGATAAATTGAACAATAAAATCAGGAAGTAATTAGCTTATTAAAGAATCGTAACCATCTGCTTTGAACTCAAAAAATATCAAAAACAAAACTTGAAATTTAATCCCTAATCCACAAGTTTATGACTTGATCCGGTATTGATCCATTGAGGATCAATACCAAAACTTGTGGGGAAGCGTGAAAATTTTTAGTTTTGGGCTTTGAATTTTACAGATGTTATCAAGTTACCAAGAGCTCCTACGTTTATTATTACCCGATTTTATATTAGAGAATTTTGAGTTGAAATCTGCTCGTAAAGAGCATGATATTTTACATATTGCTCTGGAAGAGGTGAATTCTATTCCAGTGGCATTTGAAAAGGATAAACTGGAGTCCAAAGGTTTCTTTCCTACCATCACCGTCCAGGATTTCCCCATGCGCGGACATCAGGTCTTTTTTCATATCAAACGACGCAGATGGCTGAACCATACCACAGGAAAAGTGGCTTACCGAGACTGGAGCCTGGTTGCTAAGGGAACGCGAATGACAGGGGAATTCGCGGCTTTTTTAAAACAACTCAGTCAGTACCGCCCCGAATGATATTCAAACGATCGGGAACTTTTATGGAGTAAAAGGCAGAAATCTTGGGCGTCAGTACAAGGATTTTTTGAGTGGTTTTAAGAGTTGGGATCAAAAAGAACATGCCAGTAAATGGTTGCTTTATCCAGACAATCTGGGTACACAACTTTCCATAGATGAGACCAGCGTGTCCCATGGCGAGCTTTATACCATTGTCACTAATAAAGCTGCCAAAGGCAAAAAAGGGGCAATTGTAGCGATTGTTGCAGGTGTAAAAGCAGAAACTGTCATTGAAGTGCTTAGAAAAATTCCATTGAATAAAAGGCGGAAGGTGAAAGAAATTACGTTGGATATGGCTGGTAATATGGAACTGATTGCCAAAAGAGCATTTCCTGTTGCGGTCAGGGTAACCGACAGGTTTCATGTACAGCAACTGGCCACAGAAGCCTTGCAGGAAATGCGAATCAAGCACCGATGGGCAGCATTAGATGCCGAAAATGAAGCGATAGAAAAGGCGAAAAAAGGGAACTATGATTTCCAGTCCAGCTTTCTCCCTAATGGGGATACCCTCAAGCAATTACTGGCCAGAAGCAGATACGTTTTGTATAAACGTGCTGAATATTGGACTCAAAGTCAAAAAGAAAGAGCAGATCTGTTATTTGAGCGTTATCCGGATCTGAAGCAGGCCTATGATTTAAGTATGAACCTCAGCAATATCTTTGAAAAAACTACCGATAAAGTGTATGGTTTGGCCAGGCTGGCCAGATGGCACGAAAAGGTAAGGCAAGCGGGATTTAAAGCTTTTAATACCATTTCAAGAACAATTGAAAATCACTATCAAACGATCTTGAATTATTTCGACAACAGATCTACCAATGCTTCTGCGGAATCTTTTAATGCCAAACTCAAAGCTTTTAGATCCCAATTCAGGGGGGTGAGAAATATCGAATTTTTCTTGTACAGACTGTCTCGGATTTACGCCTGATTTAATTCAGCCCCACAAGTTTTGGTATTGATCCTCCATTGATCCCCGATATCAGCGTAATAAAAAATTACGTATAAATAAAAATGGGAAGTCACGTCTTTCAGAACGTGCTTCCCATCGAGTACTCAGAGCGGGAATCGAACCCGCACGACTTTTAAGGTCACAGGATTTTAAGTCCTGCGTGTCTACCAGTTCCACCATCTGAGCAGGTGTTAAACCTTTTAAAAATAAAAACCTTCTTAGAGAAGGCTTTAGAGCGAAAGACGAGATTCGAACTCGCGACCCCGACCTTGGCAAGGTCGTGCTCTACCAACTGAGCTACTTTCGCATTGGTATAGTATTTCAGGTTCTGTATAACTTTATACAGGGAGTACTCAGAGCGGGAATCGAACCCGCACGACTTTTAAGGTCACAGGATTTTAAGTCCTGCGTGTCTACCAGTTCCACCATCTGAGCAGGTGTTAACCTTTTAAATAAATGCCTTCTGGTAAAGAAGACACTTAGAGCGAAAGACGAGATTCGAACTCGCGACCCCGACCTTGGCAAGGTCGTGCTCTACCAACTGAGCTACTTTCGCATTGGTTTTATCAACATCATCCGATGTTTCCGTCACATTTGCAAGGCTTAAAACTGTATACCTTGTTTCCGTTTGGGATTGCAAATATAAGGACTTTTATATTACTGTCAAGTTATTTTGAATAAAAAAAATAGGTATTAGCTTAAGTTATTGTCCTTCAGTACTTCAGAAATCAAATTATTTTCAAAGCCCTTCCCCATAAGGTACGTAATTAGCTTATATTTCCTCTTATAGGCATCTTTCTCTACTAAAACTGCTGATTTCTTTTCAGCAGCAGCGAGAATAGTTTTTAAATAATCATCATAATCAATAGAATTTAATGCTTTTAAAATCATTTTCTCCGGAATCTTTTTCAATTTAAGCCCCTGTTTGATTTTAACCTTGCCCCATTTCTTGATATTAAACTTGCCAGATACATAAGCCATCGCAAACCTTTCCTCATTCAGAAAATTATTCAGGATAAGTTCTGTGATCACTTCTTCCACGTCATCATGTCTTAATCCCCAGTCATATAGCTTATTCCTGATTTCCTGCTGCGCACGTTCCTGGTAGGCGCAGTAACTTTCCGCTTTTACTAAAGCAGTCCTTTTGTCCAGTGCAGGTTTTGAATATTCTTTTTCCAATATAAATTCCTTGTTATATGTAGCTGATATTGCAAATATCCGCATTATTTATTACAGCTTGTTTACAAATAAACGCTAAACTAAACTAAACTGGCTCTTAGAAAAGTTTAACTTTATCCCATTCTAGTATTCGGATCAATGAGTGAAATAAACTATACCATTCAGCAATTGGCTGAACTTTTAAATATAAAATCCTTCGAATTAAAATATCCCGCTTTAATTAATAGCCTGCTTATAGACAGCCGTGTAGTGATCAGCCCGGAAACCTCTTTGTTCTTTGCTTTGTCAGCTGCCAGAGACGGACATGAATTTCTTGCAGAAGCCTATGCCAATGGCATTAAAAACTTTGTCGTTAGTAAAGCTGGATATCAGGAAAAATTTCCTGAAGCTAACTTTCTTTTGGTAGATGATGTGCATGCGGCCTTACAACTCATCGCTGCAAATCACCGAAACGCATTTGATCTGGAAGTCATCGCAATTACAGGGAGTAACGGGAAAACTATCGTTAAAGAATGGCTATATCAATTACTATCCTCAGATTTCCAGGTTGTCAGGAGCCCGAAAAGTTTTAACTCACAGCTTGGTGTTCCCCTTTCTGTCTGGCAAATTCATCAGGAACATACCCTTGGAATCTTTGAAGCTGGTATCTCTAAAAATGGAGAAATGCAGCAGCTCGCTGAAATTATACAGCCCACTATTGGTATACTTACCAATATAGGAGAAGCCCATGCCGAAGGATTTACCTCTCCGGAAGAAAAGTTGAAAGAGAAATTGAAACTCTTCAAAGATGTTAAACTATTTATTTACAGTCCTGATTATACCGTAAATATACCTGCAGATGAACTACCAGGTGAACAACAGTTTTCCTGGAGCACAAAAACTGAAGCAGATTTGTCCATTTTGTTTGTGGAACCAATCAATGGTAAAAGCTATATCAAAGCGCTTTACAAAGGAGAAGAAATTGAATGCCTGCTTCCATTTGGCGACGGGGCATCCGTAGAAAACGGAATTATCTGCTGGGCCTGTTTATTAGCCCTGGGATATACCCCAGAGCAAGCAGATATTCGTTTAGAACATTTAACAGCTGTAAACATGCGTTTAGAACTGAAAAATGGTATCAATCAATGCTCCATTATTGACGATTCCTATAGCGCTGACATTTCTTCGCTTGCTATAGCCCTTGATTTTCTGAATCAGCAAAATCAGCATCCACTGAAAACAGTGATCCTGTCAGACTTGCCCGAAACGGGAAAAACGGATGTGGAACTTTATACTGAAATTGCCGCTTTGTTAAAACAAAAGCAGGTAAACAGGTTGGTTGGTATAGGATCTCATATCAGTGCATTCGCTTCCCTCTTTGATTTACCTGCAGTATTCTATGAAAATACAGAAGAATTCATTCAGAAGTTTGCTGAAATAACATTTAACAGTGAAACGATCCTGGTTAAAGGAGCAAGGCGATTTGAATTTGAAAGGATCAGTAAACTCCTGACGCAAAAAGTTCATGGAACAGTCATGGAAATTGATTTAAACGCATTAGCCAGTAATCTGAAATTCTATAAAGCAAAGTTAGCACCCGGCGTGAAAGTAATGGCCATGGTAAAAGCCTTCTCTTATGGCAGCGGAAGCTTCGAAATTGCCAATTTATTACAATATCATAAAGTAGATTACCTTGCTGTAGCTTATACAGACGAAGGAATTGCTTTAAGAAAAGCAGGGATAACTTTACCAATCATGGTGATGAGTCCTGAACCTTTTGCTTTCGAGGCGATTTTGAAATATAAGCTGGAACCTGAACTTTATAACCTTGATATTCTGAAAGCATTTGTTGCTTTCTTACCTGAAACACAAACAGCTTATCCAGTTCATATTAAAATTGATACCGGGATGCACAGACTGGGATTTGAAGAACCAGATCTTCCAGCGTTATTGCCCTTGCTCAACCAGACTAAAAAGATAAAA is a window encoding:
- a CDS encoding transposase, with the protein product MLSSYQELLRLLLPDFILENFELKSARKEHDILHIALEEVNSIPVAFEKDKLESKGFFPTITVQDFPMRGHQVFFHIKRRRWLNHTTGKVAYRDWSLVAKGTRMTGEFAAFLKQLSQYRPE
- a CDS encoding transposase, encoding MGNFYGVKGRNLGRQYKDFLSGFKSWDQKEHASKWLLYPDNLGTQLSIDETSVSHGELYTIVTNKAAKGKKGAIVAIVAGVKAETVIEVLRKIPLNKRRKVKEITLDMAGNMELIAKRAFPVAVRVTDRFHVQQLATEALQEMRIKHRWAALDAENEAIEKAKKGNYDFQSSFLPNGDTLKQLLARSRYVLYKRAEYWTQSQKERADLLFERYPDLKQAYDLSMNLSNIFEKTTDKVYGLARLARWHEKVRQAGFKAFNTISRTIENHYQTILNYFDNRSTNASAESFNAKLKAFRSQFRGVRNIEFFLYRLSRIYA
- a CDS encoding regulatory protein RecX, with the protein product MEKEYSKPALDKRTALVKAESYCAYQERAQQEIRNKLYDWGLRHDDVEEVITELILNNFLNEERFAMAYVSGKFNIKKWGKVKIKQGLKLKKIPEKMILKALNSIDYDDYLKTILAAAEKKSAVLVEKDAYKRKYKLITYLMGKGFENNLISEVLKDNNLS
- a CDS encoding bifunctional UDP-N-acetylmuramoyl-tripeptide:D-alanyl-D-alanine ligase/alanine racemase; translation: MSEINYTIQQLAELLNIKSFELKYPALINSLLIDSRVVISPETSLFFALSAARDGHEFLAEAYANGIKNFVVSKAGYQEKFPEANFLLVDDVHAALQLIAANHRNAFDLEVIAITGSNGKTIVKEWLYQLLSSDFQVVRSPKSFNSQLGVPLSVWQIHQEHTLGIFEAGISKNGEMQQLAEIIQPTIGILTNIGEAHAEGFTSPEEKLKEKLKLFKDVKLFIYSPDYTVNIPADELPGEQQFSWSTKTEADLSILFVEPINGKSYIKALYKGEEIECLLPFGDGASVENGIICWACLLALGYTPEQADIRLEHLTAVNMRLELKNGINQCSIIDDSYSADISSLAIALDFLNQQNQHPLKTVILSDLPETGKTDVELYTEIAALLKQKQVNRLVGIGSHISAFASLFDLPAVFYENTEEFIQKFAEITFNSETILVKGARRFEFERISKLLTQKVHGTVMEIDLNALASNLKFYKAKLAPGVKVMAMVKAFSYGSGSFEIANLLQYHKVDYLAVAYTDEGIALRKAGITLPIMVMSPEPFAFEAILKYKLEPELYNLDILKAFVAFLPETQTAYPVHIKIDTGMHRLGFEEPDLPALLPLLNQTKKIKVVSAFSHLAASEDPQHDEFTGYQLETYLHLSGALRKGLGYGFIQHISNTSAITRHPEAQLDMVRIGIGLYGFDSGLADKSGLCTVAVLKTTITQIKTVGPKDTIGYGRWGVLPDGGTTATIKIGYADGYRRSFGNGVGKMLVNGKFAPVIGTIAMDMCMLDVTGLDAKIGDEVIIFNNELTVDDLAKQINTIPYEILTNISQRVKRIYFYE